The Syngnathus typhle isolate RoL2023-S1 ecotype Sweden linkage group LG3, RoL_Styp_1.0, whole genome shotgun sequence genome window below encodes:
- the tmem131l gene encoding transmembrane protein 131-like isoform X3 translates to MAGPQDFQQGSYCHRKTWLNVLLGILHLILPCVQYGGAQRQALSQMTTSVVEVWQPEDADTLVPLQMEKGPRKDELPLQDSSSAFHLEVGRPLHFQPPILKFGNQPLWLARAETINVHNPNQELPVTLLSMFTSSRHFHIPSSHRRVIPPRGKTSFKLIFLPSEEGNVENTLFINTSAHGLLSYQVFGVGVHQGSLKSVRRKDSKLVFPQIQSIKLTQTQEDVSNITILGLLLECSLPKSLFVTSQGSCLQNEERLSLQLDLSARCEQPADLDKLKPYVLEHILLLLTVPAAGQAALGEPKIGVYMQNSGSKRLYIKDMHLLSKVDAALETNRVLLRSEAKNFTQVATLTCRGSGHGSKCVRHISVKVLGNQMTHNLAGLHIAHRWSTEDLSSLFQVKQKSTEQVELWLTNPFPLPLTVTGARLSPKLKGAMKVLNFGGPLRVPQGCWPVLSLRLSDRAPPAGHSLTLGLNTQVGAAVRVPLSFHADPSEGDLVFESERECRRPCPLKLSEADRSEWQRTLLPDFSRSSWTLDSKLAGQLFSRWQKNKDKLPCRWPRLPTETSSPLDFGATPINESKVKSLLLKNPSSSVVSVEIQIISLYPSPLGALDVLTKWFNISPLAVNISTAEFSLLNVPPGASEDAKTPRGDGVLRLLLQPWESREVAVVFTPSEHKPTTTILIIRNNLTVFDVVTVRGHGAKELLRVGGKLPGPGASLRFNVPQSTLMECRDAGLRGDNKPLFAIRKSFKVENAGELPLTVTSMNVNGYKCQGFGFEVLQCRSFSLERNGSAEITVAFTPDFTSSWVIRDLVLVTSRGTSFPFTLNVTLPHHMLPLCAQVVPGPSWEESFWVVTLVFTCFSLLGVCLMAFHQAQYILSEFSVPAIRSNHNSNVSRDNGPVNNITPNGVNKAKGSCKSYVDSCHTSDKGKGRGSPALSNRPAQRPQSSKKNSPGAPSQPQKKHKVSLYYGKYKPSAATAPSAPTDEEHEEREEYEEPAPEAPPTPDPDVSNNNEPSFVSEMAKKAPADLKVEESVPAAVMFPVEIPAGFPQNVTLCPGPRPGLLLCKPVETNHAEAPHAELQLREDNKDPPKKTSIADTGSSSSNNNNKGKKSRRKTDCVSSAPEQKAPLLPERQREPDWSAADRNPAPPRTKNRCCNAPAVEAPKPGPRADNAVRQNGACPARSRRKCVAERRACESGSDSGSSSGSVRASRGSWGSWSSASSVEGDKEARHACATSSRKRDPMQYNVYTAERDAYQPTNANCKPFNSVYRKDQCQNPDPAVSSFAPSFAAVAAGVERNTDLTGHFRPEETWSAPSVPLTNEFRYNTSTAEALPFIPQTTSPRPYNGFAWRSGNNHCSNPYAYSEDGCYIGNAAMQAGFPHQECHAVPPASQSGWSEQHTQESPGSTWDSAACVGAKPFFSGTRSLSPMSSLFGSIWTPQSAPYHHHGHLQHERSAPMSPASSPVTPPHSPFARETAEVPACGGGGGVPFSSFNPFGPHMNLDIWNSSSNRSSNSQLSNDSGYCGDV, encoded by the exons ATGGCGGGGCCGCAGGACTTCCAGCAGGGCAGCTATTGTCACCGGAAGACGTGGCTCAACGTACTACTGGGAATATTACACTTAATCTTACCCTGCGTGCAGTACGGAGGAGCCCAGAGACAAG CTCTGAGTCAAATGACCACCAGCGTGGTCGAGGTCTGGCAGCCGGAGGATGCAGACACGCTTGTCCCGCTGCAG ATGGAAAAGGGGCCGAGAAAAGACGAGCTTCCTCTTCAAGACAG CTCGTCCGCATTTCATTTGGAGGTTGGGAGGCCGTTGCATTTCCAACCGCCGATATTAAAGTTCGGTAATCA GCCGCTGTGGCTGGCGAGAGCCGAAACCATAAATGTCCACAACCCCAACCAGGAGCTTCCCGTGACGCTGCTGTCTATGTTTACGTCCAGCAGGCACTTTCACATACCTTCCTCGCACAGAAGA gtCATCCCCCCCAGAGGGAAAACATCTTTTAAACTCATTTTCCTCCCATCCGAGGAGGGCAACGTAGAAAACACCTTATTTATAAACACATCAGCCCACGGGCTGCTTTCATATCAG GTCTTTGGTGTCGGCGTCCACCAGGGCTCGTTAAAATCTGTCCGACGAAAGGACAGCAAGTTGGTGTTTCCGCAGATCCAGAGCATCAAGTTGACCCAAACTCAG GAAGATGTGTCCAACATCACCATTCTGGGTCTCCTGCTGGAGTGCAGCCTGCCCAAGAGTTTGTTCGTCACGTCACAG ggttCCTGCCTCCAGAACGAGGAGCGGCTCAGCCTGCAGCTGGACCTGTCGGCACGCTGCGAGCAGCCCGCCGATCTGGACAAGCTCAAGCCTTACGTCCTTGAGCACATCCTGTTGCTGCTCACGGTCCCCGCTGCCGGACAGGCCGCACTCG GGGAACCCAAAATAGGAGTTTATATGCAAAACTCCGGAAGCAAAAGGCTCTACATAAAG gaCATGCACTTGCTATCCAAAGTGGACGCCGCTCTGGAAACCAATCGAGTTCTTCTGCGTTCAGAAGCCAAAAACTTTACCCAAGTGGCCACCCTCACCTGCAGAG GTTCCGGCCACGGAAGCAAATGCGTCCGTCATATCAGCGTAAAGGTGCTCGGCAACCAGATGACGCACAACCTGGCCGGATTACATATCGCGCACAG GTGGAGCACGGAGGACCTGTCCAGCCTTTTCCAAGTCAAACAGAAAAGCACAGAGCAGGTGGAACTGTGGCTGACCAACCCCTTCCCGCTGCCGCTCACCGTGACCGGCGCCCGTCTCTCTCCCAAACTGAAGGGGGCGATGAAG GTGTTGAACTTCGGCGGCCCGCTGAGGGTGCCGCAGGGTTGCTGGCCCGTCTTGTCCCTCCGGCTCTCGGACCGGGCGCCGCCGGCCGGTCACTCCCTCACGCTCGGCCTCAACACCCAAGTGGGCGCAGCCGTGCGCGTCCCTCTCTCCTTTCACGCCGACCCTTCCGAG GGGGACTTGGTGTTCGAGTCCGAGCGAGAGTGCCGACGACCGTGCCCGCTGAAATTGTCCGAAGCAG ATCGCTCAGAGTGGCAACGCACGCTCCTGCCGGACTTCTCGCGCTCGTCCTGGACGCTCGATAGCAAGCTGGCCGGCCAACTCTTCTCCCGCTGGCAGAAGAATAAAGACAAGCTGCCTTGCAG GTGGCCCAGACTCCCCACGGAGACGTCGTCGCCACTGGATTTTGGCGCCACGCCCATTAACGAGAGCAAG GTCAAATCCTTGCTGCTGAAGAACCCTTCGTCATCTGTGGTTTCTGTGGAGATCCAGATTATTTCCCTCTATCCTTCCCCACTTGGAGCTTTGGACGTTCTCACCAAATG GTTTAACATCAGCCccctggcggtcaacatcagtACTGCAGAGTTCTCATTGTTGAACGTACCACCCGGG GCGAGCGAGGATGCCAAGACCCCGAGAGGTGACGGCGTCCTGCGCTTGCTGCTCCAACCGTGGGAATCCCGGGAAGTGGCCGTCGTGTTTACGCCGTCCGAGCACaagcccaccaccaccatcctGATCATCAG GAACAACCTGACCGTGTTTGACGTGGTAACGGTGAGGGGTCACGGGGCCAAAGAGCTGCTGAGGGTTGGCGGCAAGCTGCCCGGTCCGGGGGCCTCCCTGCGCTTCAACGTTCCTCAGTCCACTCTAATGGAGTGCAGAGATG CTGGCTTGCGCGGCGACAACAAGCCGCTCTTCGCCATCCGCAAAAGCTTCAAGGTGGAGAACGCCGGCGAGCTGCCCCTCACCGTCACGTCCATGAACGTCAACGGTTACAAGTGTCAGGGCTTCGGCTTCGAGGTGCTGCAGTGCCGCTCCTTCAGCCTGGAACGCAACGGCTCGGCCGAGATTACAGTAGC GTTCACGCCGGACTTCACGTCGTCCTGGGTGATCCGCGACCTGGTGCTGGTGACGTCGCGCGGCACCAGCTTCCCGTTCACCCTCAACGTGACGTTGCCCCACCACATGCTGCCCCTGTGCGCTCAAGTTGTGCCGGGCCCGAGCTGGGAGGAATCCTTCTGGGTGGTCACGCTCGTCTTCACCTG TTTCTCCTTGTTGGGCGTGTGCTTGATGGCTTTCCATCAGGCGCAGTACATCCTCAGCGAGTTCTCCGTGCCGGCCATCCGGAGCAACCACAACTCCAACGTGTCCCGCGACAACGGCCCCGTCAACAACATCACACCCAACGGTGTCAA tAAAGCCAAAGGTAGTTGTAAGAGCTACGTGGACTCGTGTCACACCTCGGATAAGGGCAAAGGTCGCGGGTCGCCGGCGCTGTCCAACAGGCCCGCTCAGCGTCCTCAGTCGTCCAAGAAGAACTCCCCCGGCGCCCCGTCGCAACCCCAAAAGAAACACAAGGTGTCCCTTTACTACGGCAAGTACAAGCCCAGCGCGGCCACGGCGCCGTCGGCGCCCACCGACGAAGAGCACGAAGAGCGTGAGGAGTACGAAGAACCGGCACCCGAAGCGCCTCCGACGCCGGACCCCGACGTGTCCAACAACAACGAACCGTCGTTTGTCAGCGAGATGGCCAAAAAGGCGCCGGCGGACTTGAAAGTTGAAGAGAGCGTGCCAGCGGCCGTTATGTTTCCCGTGGAAATTCCTGCCGGCTTCCCGCAAAACGTCACGCTCTGCCCCGGACCCAGGCCGGGCCTCCTGCTGTGCAAGCCCGTGGAGACGAATCACGCCGAGGCGCCCCACGCCGAGCTGCAG TTAAGGGAAGACAACAaagacccccccaaaaagacATCAATTGCCGACACgggcagtagtagtagtaataataataataagggaAAGAAAAGTCGCCGGAAGACGGATTGCGTCTCAAG CGCTCCAGAACAGAAAGCACCGCTGCTTCCGGAGAGGCAGCGGGAGCCCGATTGGAGCGCGGCGGACCGCAACCCGGCGCCGCCACGCACCAAGAACCGCTGCTGCAACGCTCCGGCGGTCGAAGCTCCCAAACCCGGGCCCCGTGCCGACAACGCCGTCAGGCAAAACG GCGCCTGCCCCGCCCGCAGTCGGCGAAAGTGCGTGGCCGAGCGGCGCGCCTGCGAGTCGGGCTCGGACTCGGGCAGCTCGTCGGGCAGCGTGCGGGCCAGCAGGGGGAGCTGGGGCAGCTGGAGCAGCGCTAGCAGCGTGGAGGGCGACAAGGAAGCCAGACACGCCTGCGCTACTTCATCCAGAAaaa GGGATCCGATGCAGTATAACGTGTACACAGCAGAGCGAGACGCCTACCAGCCTACCAACGCCAACTGCAAACCCTTCAA CAGCGTGTACCGTAAAGACCAGTGCCAAAATCCCGACCCGGCCGTGTCCAGCTTCGCCCCGAGTTTTGCCGCCGTCGCCGCAGGGGTGGAGAGGAACACGG accTGACGGGTCACTTCCGGCCCGAGGAAACTTGGTCGGCACCCTCGGTTCCGCTCACCAACGAGTTCCGGTACAACACCAGCACCGCCGAAGCGCTGCCCTTCATCCCTCAGACGACCTCGCCAAGGCCGTATAACGG GTTCGCATGGCGAAGCGGCAACAACCACTGCAGTAATCCGTACGCCTACAGCGAGGACGGCTGCTACATCG GAAACGCGGCCATGCAGGCGGGATTTCCTCATCAAGAGTGCCACGCCGTCCCCCCCGCCAGTCAGTCGGGCTGGAGTGAGCAACATACCCAAGAATCCCCGGGCTCCACTTGGGACTCTGCCGCCTGCGTGGGCGCCAAG CCTTTCTTCTCAGGCACCCGCAGCCTGTCGCCCATGTCCAGCCTGTTTGGCTCCATTTGGACGCCGCAGAGCGCCCCCTACCACCACCACGGGCACCTGCAGCATGAGCGCTCGGCGCCCATGTCGCCGGCGTCATCACCCGTCACGCCGCCGCATTCGCCCTTCGCCCGTGAGACGGCAGAAGTGCCCGcgtgcggcggcggtggcggcgtccCGTTCTCCAGCTTCAACCCGTTCGGCCCTCACATGAACTTGGACATCTGGAACTCCTCGTCCAATCGCAGCTCCAACTCGCAGCTATCCAACGACTCGGGCTACTGCGGCGACgtttag
- the tmem131l gene encoding transmembrane protein 131-like isoform X2 — MAGPQDFQQGSYCHRKTWLNVLLGILHLILPCVQYGGAQRQALSQMTTSVVEVWQPEDADTLVPLQMEKGPRKDELPLQDSSSAFHLEVGRPLHFQPPILKFGNQPLWLARAETINVHNPNQELPVTLLSMFTSSRHFHIPSSHRRVIPPRGKTSFKLIFLPSEEGNVENTLFINTSAHGLLSYQVFGVGVHQGSLKSVRRKDSKLVFPQIQSIKLTQTQEDVSNITILGLLLECSLPKSLFVTSQGSCLQNEERLSLQLDLSARCEQPADLDKLKPYVLEHILLLLTVPAAGQAALGEPKIGVYMQNSGSKRLYIKDMHLLSKVDAALETNRVLLRSEAKNFTQVATLTCRGSGHGSKCVRHISVKVLGNQMTHNLAGLHIAHRWSTEDLSSLFQVKQKSTEQVELWLTNPFPLPLTVTGARLSPKLKGAMKVLNFGGPLRVPQGCWPVLSLRLSDRAPPAGHSLTLGLNTQVGAAVRVPLSFHADPSEQGDLVFESERECRRPCPLKLSEADRSEWQRTLLPDFSRSSWTLDSKLAGQLFSRWQKNKDKLPCRWPRLPTETSSPLDFGATPINESKVKSLLLKNPSSSVVSVEIQIISLYPSPLGALDVLTKWFNISPLAVNISTAEFSLLNVPPGASEDAKTPRGDGVLRLLLQPWESREVAVVFTPSEHKPTTTILIIRNNLTVFDVVTVRGHGAKELLRVGGKLPGPGASLRFNVPQSTLMECRDAGLRGDNKPLFAIRKSFKVENAGELPLTVTSMNVNGYKCQGFGFEVLQCRSFSLERNGSAEITVAFTPDFTSSWVIRDLVLVTSRGTSFPFTLNVTLPHHMLPLCAQVVPGPSWEESFWVVTLVFTCFSLLGVCLMAFHQAQYILSEFSVPAIRSNHNSNVSRDNGPVNNITPNGVNKAKGSCKSYVDSCHTSDKGKGRGSPALSNRPAQRPQSSKKNSPGAPSQPQKKHKVSLYYGKYKPSAATAPSAPTDEEHEEREEYEEPAPEAPPTPDPDVSNNNEPSFVSEMAKKAPADLKVEESVPAAVMFPVEIPAGFPQNVTLCPGPRPGLLLCKPVETNHAEAPHAELQLREDNKDPPKKTSIADTGSSSSNNNNKGKKSRRKTDCVSSAPEQKAPLLPERQREPDWSAADRNPAPPRTKNRCCNAPAVEAPKPGPRADNAVRQNGACPARSRRKCVAERRACESGSDSGSSSGSVRASRGSWGSWSSASSVEGDKEARHACATSSRKRDPMQYNVYTAERDAYQPTNANCKPFNVYRKDQCQNPDPAVSSFAPSFAAVAAGVERNTDLTGHFRPEETWSAPSVPLTNEFRYNTSTAEALPFIPQTTSPRPYNGFAWRSGNNHCSNPYAYSEDGCYIGNAAMQAGFPHQECHAVPPASQSGWSEQHTQESPGSTWDSAACVGAKPFFSGTRSLSPMSSLFGSIWTPQSAPYHHHGHLQHERSAPMSPASSPVTPPHSPFARETAEVPACGGGGGVPFSSFNPFGPHMNLDIWNSSSNRSSNSQLSNDSGYCGDV; from the exons ATGGCGGGGCCGCAGGACTTCCAGCAGGGCAGCTATTGTCACCGGAAGACGTGGCTCAACGTACTACTGGGAATATTACACTTAATCTTACCCTGCGTGCAGTACGGAGGAGCCCAGAGACAAG CTCTGAGTCAAATGACCACCAGCGTGGTCGAGGTCTGGCAGCCGGAGGATGCAGACACGCTTGTCCCGCTGCAG ATGGAAAAGGGGCCGAGAAAAGACGAGCTTCCTCTTCAAGACAG CTCGTCCGCATTTCATTTGGAGGTTGGGAGGCCGTTGCATTTCCAACCGCCGATATTAAAGTTCGGTAATCA GCCGCTGTGGCTGGCGAGAGCCGAAACCATAAATGTCCACAACCCCAACCAGGAGCTTCCCGTGACGCTGCTGTCTATGTTTACGTCCAGCAGGCACTTTCACATACCTTCCTCGCACAGAAGA gtCATCCCCCCCAGAGGGAAAACATCTTTTAAACTCATTTTCCTCCCATCCGAGGAGGGCAACGTAGAAAACACCTTATTTATAAACACATCAGCCCACGGGCTGCTTTCATATCAG GTCTTTGGTGTCGGCGTCCACCAGGGCTCGTTAAAATCTGTCCGACGAAAGGACAGCAAGTTGGTGTTTCCGCAGATCCAGAGCATCAAGTTGACCCAAACTCAG GAAGATGTGTCCAACATCACCATTCTGGGTCTCCTGCTGGAGTGCAGCCTGCCCAAGAGTTTGTTCGTCACGTCACAG ggttCCTGCCTCCAGAACGAGGAGCGGCTCAGCCTGCAGCTGGACCTGTCGGCACGCTGCGAGCAGCCCGCCGATCTGGACAAGCTCAAGCCTTACGTCCTTGAGCACATCCTGTTGCTGCTCACGGTCCCCGCTGCCGGACAGGCCGCACTCG GGGAACCCAAAATAGGAGTTTATATGCAAAACTCCGGAAGCAAAAGGCTCTACATAAAG gaCATGCACTTGCTATCCAAAGTGGACGCCGCTCTGGAAACCAATCGAGTTCTTCTGCGTTCAGAAGCCAAAAACTTTACCCAAGTGGCCACCCTCACCTGCAGAG GTTCCGGCCACGGAAGCAAATGCGTCCGTCATATCAGCGTAAAGGTGCTCGGCAACCAGATGACGCACAACCTGGCCGGATTACATATCGCGCACAG GTGGAGCACGGAGGACCTGTCCAGCCTTTTCCAAGTCAAACAGAAAAGCACAGAGCAGGTGGAACTGTGGCTGACCAACCCCTTCCCGCTGCCGCTCACCGTGACCGGCGCCCGTCTCTCTCCCAAACTGAAGGGGGCGATGAAG GTGTTGAACTTCGGCGGCCCGCTGAGGGTGCCGCAGGGTTGCTGGCCCGTCTTGTCCCTCCGGCTCTCGGACCGGGCGCCGCCGGCCGGTCACTCCCTCACGCTCGGCCTCAACACCCAAGTGGGCGCAGCCGTGCGCGTCCCTCTCTCCTTTCACGCCGACCCTTCCGAG CAGGGGGACTTGGTGTTCGAGTCCGAGCGAGAGTGCCGACGACCGTGCCCGCTGAAATTGTCCGAAGCAG ATCGCTCAGAGTGGCAACGCACGCTCCTGCCGGACTTCTCGCGCTCGTCCTGGACGCTCGATAGCAAGCTGGCCGGCCAACTCTTCTCCCGCTGGCAGAAGAATAAAGACAAGCTGCCTTGCAG GTGGCCCAGACTCCCCACGGAGACGTCGTCGCCACTGGATTTTGGCGCCACGCCCATTAACGAGAGCAAG GTCAAATCCTTGCTGCTGAAGAACCCTTCGTCATCTGTGGTTTCTGTGGAGATCCAGATTATTTCCCTCTATCCTTCCCCACTTGGAGCTTTGGACGTTCTCACCAAATG GTTTAACATCAGCCccctggcggtcaacatcagtACTGCAGAGTTCTCATTGTTGAACGTACCACCCGGG GCGAGCGAGGATGCCAAGACCCCGAGAGGTGACGGCGTCCTGCGCTTGCTGCTCCAACCGTGGGAATCCCGGGAAGTGGCCGTCGTGTTTACGCCGTCCGAGCACaagcccaccaccaccatcctGATCATCAG GAACAACCTGACCGTGTTTGACGTGGTAACGGTGAGGGGTCACGGGGCCAAAGAGCTGCTGAGGGTTGGCGGCAAGCTGCCCGGTCCGGGGGCCTCCCTGCGCTTCAACGTTCCTCAGTCCACTCTAATGGAGTGCAGAGATG CTGGCTTGCGCGGCGACAACAAGCCGCTCTTCGCCATCCGCAAAAGCTTCAAGGTGGAGAACGCCGGCGAGCTGCCCCTCACCGTCACGTCCATGAACGTCAACGGTTACAAGTGTCAGGGCTTCGGCTTCGAGGTGCTGCAGTGCCGCTCCTTCAGCCTGGAACGCAACGGCTCGGCCGAGATTACAGTAGC GTTCACGCCGGACTTCACGTCGTCCTGGGTGATCCGCGACCTGGTGCTGGTGACGTCGCGCGGCACCAGCTTCCCGTTCACCCTCAACGTGACGTTGCCCCACCACATGCTGCCCCTGTGCGCTCAAGTTGTGCCGGGCCCGAGCTGGGAGGAATCCTTCTGGGTGGTCACGCTCGTCTTCACCTG TTTCTCCTTGTTGGGCGTGTGCTTGATGGCTTTCCATCAGGCGCAGTACATCCTCAGCGAGTTCTCCGTGCCGGCCATCCGGAGCAACCACAACTCCAACGTGTCCCGCGACAACGGCCCCGTCAACAACATCACACCCAACGGTGTCAA tAAAGCCAAAGGTAGTTGTAAGAGCTACGTGGACTCGTGTCACACCTCGGATAAGGGCAAAGGTCGCGGGTCGCCGGCGCTGTCCAACAGGCCCGCTCAGCGTCCTCAGTCGTCCAAGAAGAACTCCCCCGGCGCCCCGTCGCAACCCCAAAAGAAACACAAGGTGTCCCTTTACTACGGCAAGTACAAGCCCAGCGCGGCCACGGCGCCGTCGGCGCCCACCGACGAAGAGCACGAAGAGCGTGAGGAGTACGAAGAACCGGCACCCGAAGCGCCTCCGACGCCGGACCCCGACGTGTCCAACAACAACGAACCGTCGTTTGTCAGCGAGATGGCCAAAAAGGCGCCGGCGGACTTGAAAGTTGAAGAGAGCGTGCCAGCGGCCGTTATGTTTCCCGTGGAAATTCCTGCCGGCTTCCCGCAAAACGTCACGCTCTGCCCCGGACCCAGGCCGGGCCTCCTGCTGTGCAAGCCCGTGGAGACGAATCACGCCGAGGCGCCCCACGCCGAGCTGCAG TTAAGGGAAGACAACAaagacccccccaaaaagacATCAATTGCCGACACgggcagtagtagtagtaataataataataagggaAAGAAAAGTCGCCGGAAGACGGATTGCGTCTCAAG CGCTCCAGAACAGAAAGCACCGCTGCTTCCGGAGAGGCAGCGGGAGCCCGATTGGAGCGCGGCGGACCGCAACCCGGCGCCGCCACGCACCAAGAACCGCTGCTGCAACGCTCCGGCGGTCGAAGCTCCCAAACCCGGGCCCCGTGCCGACAACGCCGTCAGGCAAAACG GCGCCTGCCCCGCCCGCAGTCGGCGAAAGTGCGTGGCCGAGCGGCGCGCCTGCGAGTCGGGCTCGGACTCGGGCAGCTCGTCGGGCAGCGTGCGGGCCAGCAGGGGGAGCTGGGGCAGCTGGAGCAGCGCTAGCAGCGTGGAGGGCGACAAGGAAGCCAGACACGCCTGCGCTACTTCATCCAGAAaaa GGGATCCGATGCAGTATAACGTGTACACAGCAGAGCGAGACGCCTACCAGCCTACCAACGCCAACTGCAAACCCTTCAA CGTGTACCGTAAAGACCAGTGCCAAAATCCCGACCCGGCCGTGTCCAGCTTCGCCCCGAGTTTTGCCGCCGTCGCCGCAGGGGTGGAGAGGAACACGG accTGACGGGTCACTTCCGGCCCGAGGAAACTTGGTCGGCACCCTCGGTTCCGCTCACCAACGAGTTCCGGTACAACACCAGCACCGCCGAAGCGCTGCCCTTCATCCCTCAGACGACCTCGCCAAGGCCGTATAACGG GTTCGCATGGCGAAGCGGCAACAACCACTGCAGTAATCCGTACGCCTACAGCGAGGACGGCTGCTACATCG GAAACGCGGCCATGCAGGCGGGATTTCCTCATCAAGAGTGCCACGCCGTCCCCCCCGCCAGTCAGTCGGGCTGGAGTGAGCAACATACCCAAGAATCCCCGGGCTCCACTTGGGACTCTGCCGCCTGCGTGGGCGCCAAG CCTTTCTTCTCAGGCACCCGCAGCCTGTCGCCCATGTCCAGCCTGTTTGGCTCCATTTGGACGCCGCAGAGCGCCCCCTACCACCACCACGGGCACCTGCAGCATGAGCGCTCGGCGCCCATGTCGCCGGCGTCATCACCCGTCACGCCGCCGCATTCGCCCTTCGCCCGTGAGACGGCAGAAGTGCCCGcgtgcggcggcggtggcggcgtccCGTTCTCCAGCTTCAACCCGTTCGGCCCTCACATGAACTTGGACATCTGGAACTCCTCGTCCAATCGCAGCTCCAACTCGCAGCTATCCAACGACTCGGGCTACTGCGGCGACgtttag